The Candidatus Anaeroferrophillus wilburensis genome contains a region encoding:
- a CDS encoding branched-chain amino acid ABC transporter permease, which produces MRSSYHLNLASHILIWGLFAMAFNMLWGVTGMLSFGQALYYGLGGYSVGLMVKYLGSGWYLPAMGLGLVVSAVLSLLLGLLVIRVGGVYFTMLTLAFGQLAWQITFKWYNFTGGDDGIVGIMPPEFLQNQTVYYYFILAVVMASIWFLKRVTFSPFGLLLRCIQENPERVRFIGRSVKRNQLRIYVISSVFATLAGALMVGVDNSIHTDMLYWTTSGEVILMSVLGGLSQFFGPFIGAFSIIAIEDIVGAHTEYWSIIIGSLILFMVIVFPKGIVGELRNIRGRFKPQHDEEQ; this is translated from the coding sequence ATGAGGTCCAGCTACCATCTTAATCTGGCCAGCCATATCCTGATCTGGGGGCTTTTTGCCATGGCATTCAACATGCTGTGGGGCGTTACTGGCATGCTTTCATTTGGCCAGGCGCTTTACTACGGTCTTGGGGGCTATAGCGTCGGCCTGATGGTTAAATATCTGGGGAGTGGATGGTATCTGCCGGCCATGGGTCTTGGGCTTGTTGTATCGGCCGTCTTGTCCCTCTTGCTTGGCCTGTTGGTTATCCGTGTCGGAGGGGTTTATTTCACCATGCTTACGTTGGCTTTCGGCCAGCTTGCCTGGCAGATTACCTTCAAATGGTATAATTTTACCGGTGGGGATGATGGCATTGTCGGCATCATGCCACCGGAATTCCTGCAGAACCAAACTGTTTATTATTATTTTATCCTTGCTGTTGTAATGGCTTCGATCTGGTTTTTGAAACGGGTGACCTTTTCCCCCTTTGGGTTGCTGCTTCGCTGCATACAGGAAAATCCGGAGCGGGTACGTTTTATTGGACGCAGTGTGAAGCGGAACCAGCTTCGGATTTATGTCATCTCATCGGTATTTGCCACTCTCGCAGGTGCCTTGATGGTGGGGGTAGATAACTCGATTCATACGGATATGCTTTATTGGACAACTTCAGGTGAAGTAATCCTGATGTCGGTTCTTGGTGGGTTGAGCCAGTTTTTCGGGCCCTTTATCGGTGCGTTTTCAATCATTGCCATTGAGGATATTGTCGGTGCGCATACGGAGTACTGGTCGATCATCATCGGGTCGCTGATTCTGTTTATGGTGATTGTCTTTCCCAAGGGGATTGTCGGAGAACTCAGGAATATCCGGGGGCGTTTCAAGCCCCAACATGATGAGGAGCAATAA
- a CDS encoding branched-chain amino acid ABC transporter permease, giving the protein MDLPFFITQFISGLTMATLLFLVASGLTLIFGVGQVFNFAHGSFYMIGAYLGYQVVSVWGVNFWFGLLLAALGAGICGMLAESLFLRRIYGRSSEGGFQILLTYCLILIIDDLVKLVWGAEYKSLPRPDGFVGPAIIGDLYIPSYNLLIIAIGLVLVVGAWWILKYTRPGRIARASAVDREMLGVLGVNVPLTMTMVFGIATALGGMAGALAAPLRTVTPGAGIEVIIDSLIVVVLGGMGNFWGAWLGALLIGEVNAFAVAFVPKWASLFSFLVMVIVLIFKPEGLFAPRKIRKV; this is encoded by the coding sequence ATGGATCTTCCGTTTTTCATTACGCAGTTTATCAGTGGTCTGACTATGGCAACCTTGCTGTTTCTGGTTGCCAGTGGCCTCACCTTGATTTTTGGTGTGGGACAGGTATTCAATTTTGCCCATGGTTCCTTTTACATGATCGGGGCATACCTGGGGTATCAGGTAGTCAGTGTATGGGGCGTAAACTTCTGGTTCGGTCTTTTGCTGGCGGCACTGGGCGCTGGAATCTGTGGCATGCTTGCGGAATCATTGTTTCTGCGTCGTATCTACGGGCGTTCGAGTGAAGGTGGATTCCAGATACTGCTGACCTATTGTTTGATTCTCATTATCGATGATCTTGTTAAGCTCGTTTGGGGCGCTGAATACAAATCGTTGCCAAGACCTGACGGTTTCGTCGGACCAGCAATTATTGGCGATCTCTATATTCCATCTTATAATTTGCTGATTATTGCTATCGGCTTGGTACTGGTCGTCGGTGCTTGGTGGATTTTGAAATATACGCGCCCGGGGCGCATTGCCAGGGCTTCGGCTGTTGATCGGGAAATGCTCGGTGTACTGGGAGTGAACGTACCTTTGACCATGACTATGGTCTTTGGCATAGCCACGGCTTTGGGGGGTATGGCCGGTGCTTTGGCTGCTCCTCTTCGAACGGTGACGCCCGGAGCCGGAATCGAGGTGATTATTGACTCGTTGATCGTGGTAGTTCTTGGTGGCATGGGCAACTTTTGGGGGGCATGGTTAGGAGCTCTTCTGATTGGAGAGGTCAATGCGTTTGCTGTAGCTTTTGTTCCCAAATGGGCAAGTCTTTTCAGTTTTCTCGTGATGGTCATTGTCCTGATTTTCAAGCCTGAGGGGCTTTTTGCACCTCGTAAAATCAGGAAGGTGTGA
- a CDS encoding sigma 54-interacting transcriptional regulator: MVDSCSDMCLDLLKLGGPLSEVLNAIFDSAYNGIVVIDRDGIVRVYNKKARSIFGDSDSRQVVGMHMAKLRPESWPDLQQVIKSGVPHIGKKIELAQATIIANRTPIYHDGQIFGVISVFQDISEYETIISQLQTFQELNRELAAIFESSYDGLYITDGNANTIRVNRAYERITGLDREGLIGRNMKDLVNEEVFDHSVTLEVLEKKRPITIMQKVMGDKQVIVTGTPIYDDSDGIALVVTNVRDITELNSLRLELEESKQINKRYFQFIQEHDGIEHALKEMVVKSQAMVRVVRLAAKAARSSISVLLLGESGVGKSMLAKIIHQMGPRKDKPFVKINCGTIPEALLESELFGYDKGAFTGALSAGKIGLIEAANEGTVFLDEIGELVPSLQVKLLEVIEDKAFVRVGATRRTRVDISIIAATSRNLKDLMEQGRFREDLYYRLNVIPIHIPPLRERTDDIGSLSFHVLDNFNRAKGLNKRFSPDVVGALKAYSYPGNVRELINIVERIIVMSEGDLIGMSDLPYEFKSPATSFQDVIGRGMDLKKSLEQVEASMIVNALKESRGLKNAAELLGIHASTLWRKMEKYNINGSN, translated from the coding sequence ATGGTTGATAGCTGCTCTGATATGTGCTTGGATCTTCTAAAGCTCGGTGGTCCGTTATCTGAAGTGTTGAATGCAATTTTTGACTCGGCATATAATGGCATAGTCGTTATCGACCGAGATGGCATTGTCCGAGTATATAACAAGAAGGCCAGGAGCATCTTTGGAGATAGTGACAGTCGACAAGTTGTTGGTATGCATATGGCAAAGCTCCGGCCGGAATCGTGGCCGGATTTGCAGCAGGTTATCAAAAGCGGGGTACCCCATATCGGGAAAAAAATCGAACTTGCCCAAGCCACAATCATAGCGAACCGAACACCCATTTACCACGATGGCCAGATTTTTGGGGTGATCTCGGTATTCCAGGATATCTCAGAATATGAAACTATCATATCTCAGTTGCAGACCTTTCAAGAGCTTAACAGGGAGCTTGCCGCAATTTTTGAATCATCCTATGACGGGCTGTATATAACTGATGGCAACGCAAATACTATCCGCGTCAACCGTGCTTATGAGCGGATTACCGGACTGGACCGAGAAGGCCTGATCGGCAGGAATATGAAAGATCTGGTCAATGAAGAGGTGTTTGATCATTCTGTAACCTTGGAGGTTTTAGAGAAAAAGCGTCCAATTACTATTATGCAGAAAGTCATGGGAGATAAGCAGGTAATTGTTACGGGAACTCCCATCTATGATGATAGTGATGGCATTGCCTTGGTGGTTACCAATGTCAGGGATATTACGGAACTTAATTCCTTGAGATTGGAGCTTGAGGAAAGTAAACAGATCAACAAACGCTATTTCCAGTTCATTCAGGAGCATGATGGAATAGAGCATGCCCTGAAGGAGATGGTGGTGAAAAGCCAGGCAATGGTTCGGGTGGTACGCTTGGCAGCCAAGGCTGCCAGGAGTAGTATCTCAGTGCTCCTGCTGGGCGAATCGGGCGTGGGAAAAAGCATGCTGGCCAAGATCATTCATCAGATGGGTCCGAGGAAAGATAAACCCTTTGTGAAGATTAACTGTGGCACTATCCCTGAGGCGCTGCTTGAAAGCGAATTGTTCGGATATGATAAGGGTGCGTTTACCGGGGCTCTTTCTGCCGGCAAGATTGGATTGATCGAGGCCGCAAACGAGGGCACGGTTTTTTTAGATGAAATCGGCGAACTCGTTCCTTCATTGCAGGTCAAGCTGCTGGAAGTCATTGAGGATAAGGCGTTTGTTCGGGTAGGGGCAACTCGCAGGACTAGGGTGGATATCAGCATTATTGCTGCCACAAGCCGGAACCTGAAGGATTTGATGGAGCAGGGAAGGTTTCGGGAGGATCTCTATTACCGCCTCAATGTTATTCCTATACATATTCCGCCGTTAAGAGAGCGAACCGATGACATAGGTTCACTTTCCTTTCATGTTCTTGACAACTTTAATCGTGCGAAAGGTTTGAACAAGCGTTTTTCTCCTGATGTTGTTGGCGCGCTCAAAGCCTACTCGTATCCGGGAAATGTTAGGGAGTTGATCAACATCGTAGAACGAATTATTGTCATGAGTGAGGGGGACCTTATTGGTATGTCTGATTTACCCTATGAATTCAAGTCTCCAGCCACATCGTTTCAGGACGTAATAGGAAGGGGGATGGATCTGAAAAAATCGCTAGAACAAGTTGAAGCCAGTATGATCGTAAATGCCCTGAAGGAAAGCCGTGGCTTGAAAAACGCGGCAGAACTCCTTGGCATCCATGCATCAACCTTGTGGCGTAAAATGGAGAAATACAACATTAACGGTTCCAACTAA
- a CDS encoding ABC transporter substrate-binding protein gives MQKKIVTLLLLTIVAFVLAPMAALSADKVIKIGAMYPMTGRAGLYGKDSVAAAEMAIDEINGKGGVNGYKIEAYFTDSKAKPAYAVRVAKRYITDEEVDFLFGVVSSGVGLAVTEVSAQNKVIFVGTDHASTRLTVDNFQPYYFRVSNNTFQSMAAGALYLKELKKTRPWSTIAFIGPDYAYGHSQWDEVKYNLDRYGVEYKVVGEYWPKIFAPDYTPFITSLLKDKPDVLISGFWGGDTVAFIKQAQAYGIFNKTLYFHPDAGGNYELMSAMGDELPSGLILSARHHNNWPATELNRNFVQEFKRRTGRYPTYAAEGAYAGIYVIAQAVEKVGNPDDTEALIKAMEGMKIKLPEDPDGFTSYIRPETHQIVQSQAIGTVVKNSDFPPATRMLGDWKVYPGEDLIPPVEYINNKRKQ, from the coding sequence ATGCAAAAGAAAATTGTAACCCTGCTTCTGTTAACAATTGTGGCGTTTGTGCTAGCCCCTATGGCTGCTTTAAGCGCCGACAAGGTTATCAAAATCGGTGCCATGTATCCCATGACCGGCCGTGCTGGTTTATATGGAAAGGATTCTGTTGCTGCTGCTGAAATGGCTATTGATGAAATCAATGGCAAAGGGGGAGTGAACGGCTACAAGATCGAGGCATACTTTACCGATAGTAAAGCAAAACCTGCGTATGCCGTTCGGGTTGCGAAGCGGTATATTACCGACGAGGAGGTTGATTTTCTTTTCGGTGTTGTCAGCTCTGGTGTTGGGTTGGCAGTTACCGAAGTTTCAGCGCAGAATAAAGTCATCTTTGTCGGAACTGATCATGCTTCCACCAGGCTGACCGTTGACAATTTCCAACCGTACTATTTTCGGGTTTCCAACAACACCTTTCAGTCTATGGCTGCTGGGGCACTTTACCTCAAGGAACTGAAGAAAACCAGGCCGTGGAGTACCATTGCTTTTATTGGTCCTGATTATGCCTATGGGCATAGCCAGTGGGACGAGGTTAAGTACAACCTTGACCGTTATGGCGTTGAATATAAAGTTGTTGGAGAATACTGGCCGAAGATTTTTGCTCCTGATTATACCCCGTTTATCACGTCTCTCCTCAAGGATAAACCCGATGTCCTGATTTCCGGCTTCTGGGGCGGTGACACTGTTGCCTTTATCAAACAGGCCCAAGCTTATGGGATTTTCAACAAAACTCTTTATTTCCACCCTGATGCCGGTGGCAACTATGAGCTGATGAGTGCCATGGGTGATGAGCTGCCTTCCGGCCTGATCCTTTCAGCACGCCACCACAACAACTGGCCTGCTACCGAATTGAATAGGAACTTTGTTCAGGAATTCAAAAGACGGACAGGGCGTTATCCAACGTACGCCGCTGAAGGAGCCTATGCTGGTATCTACGTCATTGCCCAGGCTGTTGAAAAGGTTGGCAACCCTGACGATACTGAGGCCTTGATCAAGGCTATGGAAGGCATGAAGATCAAGCTTCCCGAAGATCCAGATGGATTCACCTCTTATATTCGCCCGGAAACCCACCAGATCGTTCAGAGTCAGGCTATTGGTACGGTTGTGAAAAATAGCGATTTTCCACCGGCTACCCGCATGCTTGGTGACTGGAAGGTGTACCCTGGCGAAGATCTGATTCCTCCGGTTGAGTATATCAACAATAAACGCAAGCAATAG
- a CDS encoding ABC transporter ATP-binding protein: MLRLKSVNKAFGGLKVTNDVNFSIRPGEISAIIGPNGAGKTTLFNQITGFQTPDSGEIIFAGQNIVGKTSQDVVVMGIGRAFQIASLFPDQTVLDNVKIACLSHSSNTGHILRSRAEFQQDEKDAMSILESLGIDSQAHRLAYELAHGDQKLLDIGIALALRPRLLLLDEPTAGMSPEEREVTRSLIKKLWKEFDLTLVFIEHDMDMVFGIAETVRVLQQGALLAEGTPDEIRNNREVVTAYLGE, encoded by the coding sequence ATTCTACGGCTCAAGTCGGTTAATAAGGCGTTCGGCGGACTGAAAGTGACAAATGATGTTAACTTTTCGATCCGGCCTGGTGAGATATCAGCGATTATTGGTCCCAACGGGGCGGGTAAAACCACCCTTTTCAACCAGATAACTGGTTTCCAGACGCCAGATAGCGGGGAAATCATCTTTGCAGGGCAGAATATTGTTGGCAAAACCTCCCAGGATGTTGTCGTTATGGGTATCGGACGGGCCTTCCAGATTGCCTCCTTGTTTCCGGACCAGACGGTGTTGGACAATGTCAAGATTGCTTGTCTTTCGCATTCCAGCAATACCGGTCACATATTGAGGTCCCGTGCAGAATTTCAACAGGATGAGAAAGATGCCATGAGCATCCTTGAAAGTCTTGGCATTGATAGCCAGGCTCATCGGCTGGCCTATGAACTGGCTCATGGTGACCAGAAGCTTCTGGATATTGGTATCGCCTTGGCGTTGCGACCCCGACTTCTTCTTCTTGATGAGCCGACAGCAGGAATGTCTCCTGAGGAAAGGGAGGTTACCAGGAGTTTGATAAAAAAACTCTGGAAGGAGTTCGACCTCACCCTGGTGTTTATCGAACATGATATGGATATGGTGTTCGGGATTGCCGAAACTGTCCGTGTGCTCCAGCAGGGAGCACTCCTTGCGGAAGGAACGCCGGATGAAATCCGCAACAACAGGGAAGTAGTGACTGCCTACCTGGGAGAATAA